A genome region from Primulina eburnea isolate SZY01 chromosome 9, ASM2296580v1, whole genome shotgun sequence includes the following:
- the LOC140840560 gene encoding cytokinin hydroxylase-like, translating to MEMVVSVAIFIFLYIFLKAAYDTISCYWLTPKRIKKSMEKQGVYGPKPRFLVGNILDMTTLVAESTSKDMDSIHHDIVGRLLPHFIVWSKIHGKRFIYWNGIEPRMCLTEPELIKELLSKYSTISGKSWQQQQGSKHFIGRGLLMANGDDWYHQRHIVAPAFMGDKLKSYAGYMVECTTQMLKSLENAMERGDTEVEIGEYMSRLTADIISRTEFDCNYEKGRQIFHLLTDLQRLCAQASRHLWFPGSRFFPSKYNREIKSLKMEVETLLMEIIQSREDCVEIGRSESYGNDLVGLLLSEMKKKRESNKFSLNLQLIMDECKTFFFAGHETTALLLTWTVMLLASNPIWQEKVREEVKQVCTNGGEPSLDQLSKLTLLGMVINESLRLYPPASVLPRMAFEDIKLGELFIPKGLSIWIPVLAIHHNEEIWGKDVNEFNPSRFASKSYTPGRHFIPFATGPRNCVGQSFALMEAKIILSMLISRFSFTLSENYRHAPIIVLTIKPKYGVQICLKPLN from the exons ATGGAAATGGTGGTTTCTGTAGCAATTTTCATCTTTCTATACATTTTCTTGAAAGCTGCCTATGATACAATATCATGTTACTGGCTTACCCCAAAACGAATCAAAAAATCAATGGAAAAACAAGGGGTTTATGGCCCGAAACCGCGGTTTTTGGTCGGTAACATATTGGACATGACCACTTTGGTGGCGGAATCAACTTCAAAGGACATGGATTCAATCCATCACGATATTGTGGGTCGTCTTCTCCCTCATTTCATCGTATGGTCGAAGATACATG GAAAAAGATTTATATATTGGAACGGGATTGAGCCAAGAATGTGCCTAACCGAACCGGAACTGATCAAAGAACTTCTGTCAAAGTATAGCACAATTTCTGGGAAATCATGGCAACAACAGCAGGGCTCCAAGCATTTCATCGGGCGAGGCCTGTTAATGGCCAATGGCGACGATTGGTACCACCAACGACACATTGTCGCGCCGGCATTCATGGGAGACAAACTCAAG AGCTATGCTGGATACATGGTGGAATGCACTACACAGATGCTTAAATCCTTGGAAAATGCAATGGAAAGAGGCGATACCGAAGTCGAGATCGGAGAATACATGTCTCGTCTCACGGCAGATATAATTTCCAGGACCGAATTTGACTGTAACTATGAAAAGGGAAGGCAAATATTCCATCTCTTAACTGATTTACAACGCCTTTGTGCTCAAGCAAGCCGCCATTTATGGTTTCCTGGAAGCAG GTTTTTCCCAAGCAAATACAACAGAGAAATAAAATCCCTGAAAATGGAGGTGGAAACACTGTTAATGGAAATCATACAAAGCCGAGAGGACTGCGTCGAAATCGGAAGAAGCGAATCATATGGGAACGATTTAGTTGGGTTGTTGCTGAGTGAAATGAAGAAGAAACGAGAATCCAATAAATTCAGCTTAAATTTACAGTTAATAATGGACGAATGCAAGACTTTCTTCTTTGCTGGACATGAAACCACAGCTCTACTATTGACTTGGACTGTTATGTTGCTGGCTAGTAACCCTATTTGGCAAGAAAAAGTGCGAGAGGAAGTGAAGCAAGTTTGCACCAATGGCGGCGAACCCTCTCTCGATCAGCTGTCGAAGCTCACTTTG TTAGGCATGGTGATCAATGAATCCCTCAGGTTATATCCACCTGCATCTGTTCTCCCTCGAATGGCGTTTGAAGACATAAAATTAGGTGAACTGTTCATTCCAAAGGGTCTTTCGATATGGATCCCGGTTTTAGCCATACATCACAATGAAGAAATATGGGGCAAGGATGTTAATGAGTTCAACCCTAGTCGATTCGCTTCGAAATCATACACGCCGGGTCGACATTTCATCCCTTTCGCTACTGGTCCAAGAAATTGTGTAGGTCAATCGTTTGCTTTGATGGAAGCCAAGATCATATTATCCATGTTGATATCAAGATTCAGCTTTACTCTCTCGGAAAATTATCGTCACGCCCCGATAATCGTCCTCACAATTAAGCCTAAGTATGGGGTTCAAATATGTTTGAAGCccttgaattaa